Below is a genomic region from Telmatobacter sp. DSM 110680.
ATGATCGCGGGCGGCTCGAGTTTTACTCTCGACGGGGATACTTTCTACTCAGCCAATGCAAACCAGGCCACAGGCGCAACGCCGTTAAGCGGCAGAGCGCTGTTGAGTCTGCACACGACACGTCCGGCCTTTAGTATCACCGGGGGCTGGGGCAATCCCCTGACGCATCGGGGACACTGGTCGTTTCCGGTTGAAGCGGGAGTCGCGTTCGTGGGTTCTCCGGCGCTTCATGTGAAGTTGGCAGGATGGGCCTGCCACGACCAGGCACAGACGCAGTGCGCTGACATCGCGAATCCCGATAATCCGATTGCATTGCAGGTGCAGAGCGACCTGAATGCAGAGGTGAGCAAGTGGACGAAGACCTCGATCCACTGAAGACTTATCCAATCGTGAAGGCGGGCGTGGCGTACAGCTTCCACACCGGTCGGCGCTAGCAAGGTTGCAAGCGGCAAGAGCAACGACGGCAGCATGGATCGGTTTGTGTGCGGAAAATGGTTGACTCCGTTGCGCAGTCATGGATTGCATAACTGGAGCACGCGCAGAGTTGTGCGGACAGCTTCTTGTAAACTGAGGCAAACCCGACCGCCGATTGGCGATTGGAAGCGAGGTCGAAGTTTGTCGTCAGGGAAATTTGCCCTTACCTACACCGTGAAGAACGAGGCGAGGCTGCTTCCGTCGGCGATTGAATACCATGTCGCAGCCGGGTGCTCGCGGATTTATCTCTTCTGGGATGGCACGACTGACGGTTCTCAGGAGTTGGTTTCGCAGTACCCCTGCGTGGTGGCACGCGACTCTATCCGCGTCGAGGAAACCGGAGACGCTCCCGAGTGGATCAAGAACATCCTGGTTTGCTGGGACACGGACATGGATGTGCGGAAGCGCATCAACACCTGGTACGCGGCAAAGAGTGCAGCGGCGGAAGGGCTGGAATGGCTGGGCGGCATTGATCCCGATGAGTTGGTGCTGATGTCACGCGATGAGGAGATCGACGCAGATCACATTGCAAAACATCTGGCCAAGGTTCCGGAGACGATTGACCAGGTATTGCTGCCGAATCTCGAATCTGTTCCTGTTTCTGCCGCGTCGGAGAATCCTTTTGCCGATTGCGTGTATTTTCTTAACCGATTTCCGAAGACCGAAGCGATCTGGCGCTACTCGCGCGCACTGCTGTTGAGGGTTACGCGGTCATCCGCGTTGGTGGCCTGGTACGACTACCTCTTCTATCAAGTCCGATTTCTTGGGGCACTTCCCAGGCTTATGCGCGAGCCGCGCAGCGGCAGCCGAATTCCGGCGGGATATTTTCTTGGCTATAGCAATCACAAATCATTTATTCGCCTGAAAACTTTCGAGAACTTTGATTTCGTGACCCATCGCTGGCGGGCGTTTCTGCGAGCGCCGCGCAGCATGGACCTGGGCAACATTCTGCACTTCGACATGCTGGACGCGAATTATTTTGCCGCGAAGTTTCGGCAGCGGCAGCGGGGGATCATTCTGAAGGTCTTCTATCTCCGCTATCGGCTGGCGCATGTGGCACGCAATTTGAGCGACGACGAAATCGCGGAGTTTTTTGAGCGGTATATCGCGATTTCCGATCCAGCTCGCATCGCACGGCTGAAGCGAAGGGGGATTCTGGTTGAGATTCATGCCGCGTCGAATTTTATGCTGCGGAAGCGAGAAGAGCGGAGTTACGCGAACCGGTGATGAGAGTTGGCATTTTCAATTGAAGATTCCGGACATCTTAAGGGTTCTCAGAGTGCTTAATGAAGGTCTGTACAATTTGAAGGACTCTCCGAGAGAAGAGGCTTTTCCGCTCTGGTAAATTGCGGGCCATCCATTTGCCTATGTCATCGAACCTCATCAGGTCGCTCAAGAACAGCAGCAAGATG
It encodes:
- a CDS encoding glycosyltransferase family 2 protein — protein: MSSGKFALTYTVKNEARLLPSAIEYHVAAGCSRIYLFWDGTTDGSQELVSQYPCVVARDSIRVEETGDAPEWIKNILVCWDTDMDVRKRINTWYAAKSAAAEGLEWLGGIDPDELVLMSRDEEIDADHIAKHLAKVPETIDQVLLPNLESVPVSAASENPFADCVYFLNRFPKTEAIWRYSRALLLRVTRSSALVAWYDYLFYQVRFLGALPRLMREPRSGSRIPAGYFLGYSNHKSFIRLKTFENFDFVTHRWRAFLRAPRSMDLGNILHFDMLDANYFAAKFRQRQRGIILKVFYLRYRLAHVARNLSDDEIAEFFERYIAISDPARIARLKRRGILVEIHAASNFMLRKREERSYANR